In one Pantoea vagans genomic region, the following are encoded:
- a CDS encoding diguanylate phosphodiesterase — protein sequence MLSTLIYRSQLAGSVSPEKLKALVERASIKNAEAEVTGILLYDGQHFFQVLEGSVENVHTVFQRISRDDRHFNLIELMRDYAPSRRFGHAGMALFDLRDYQKHTVVEALLKRVTLTDERIRHDRVVKFLRSFVEGRDKETFIGIAPASEWTLTTPLTVSAVPPLQPAADQRCEFALQPIVDAANRRIVSCEALIRGLQGTPPADYFSQLPEGERYQADLHSKTYAFQLARHLGLREQTISVNLLPMSLVMIDDAVEHLIQQIRQQGLRPEQVVVEVTEDEVISRFDAFQFAVRQLKAAGISLALDDFGAGFAGLSLLADFQPDKVKIDRKLITDIHRSGPRQAIVLAILKCCQALEITVIAEGVEKIEEWLWLEGAGVRYYQGFLFARPALNALPAVSWPARRP from the coding sequence ATGCTCTCCACCCTGATTTACCGTAGCCAGCTTGCGGGTTCGGTCTCCCCAGAGAAGCTTAAAGCGCTGGTGGAGCGCGCCAGTATCAAAAACGCTGAAGCTGAAGTCACCGGGATACTGCTCTATGACGGGCAGCACTTTTTTCAGGTGCTTGAAGGGAGCGTCGAGAATGTCCACACGGTTTTTCAGCGTATCAGTCGGGATGATCGGCATTTTAATCTGATTGAACTGATGCGAGATTACGCCCCTTCACGTCGCTTTGGTCATGCCGGCATGGCCTTGTTTGATTTACGTGACTATCAGAAACATACCGTCGTAGAAGCCCTGCTTAAACGGGTCACCCTGACTGATGAGCGAATCAGACATGACCGGGTAGTGAAGTTCCTGCGTTCTTTTGTCGAAGGCAGAGATAAAGAGACGTTTATCGGGATTGCCCCTGCCAGCGAGTGGACACTGACTACGCCCCTTACCGTGAGTGCTGTGCCACCCCTGCAGCCTGCAGCGGATCAGCGCTGTGAATTTGCGCTTCAGCCTATCGTAGACGCAGCGAATCGCCGGATTGTCTCCTGCGAAGCCCTGATACGCGGTCTTCAGGGCACACCACCCGCAGACTATTTTTCACAGCTGCCGGAAGGCGAACGTTATCAGGCGGATCTCCATTCCAAAACCTATGCGTTTCAGCTGGCCAGACATCTCGGCCTGCGGGAGCAGACGATCTCCGTCAACCTGCTGCCTATGTCGCTGGTAATGATCGACGATGCGGTTGAACATCTCATTCAGCAGATCAGGCAACAGGGATTGCGCCCTGAGCAGGTGGTGGTTGAGGTGACTGAAGATGAGGTCATCTCCCGCTTCGATGCCTTTCAGTTTGCCGTGCGGCAGCTGAAAGCAGCCGGAATCAGCCTGGCCCTTGATGATTTCGGTGCCGGTTTCGCAGGCCTGTCGCTGCTGGCCGATTTCCAGCCCGACAAAGTTAAGATCGATCGCAAGCTGATCACCGATATTCATCGCAGCGGCCCGCGTCAGGCGATTGTGCTGGCCATCCTTAAATGCTGTCAGGCGCTGGAAATTACGGTCATTGCGGAAGGCGTCGAGAAAATTGAAGAGTGGCTCTGGCTGGAAGGTGCCGGGGTCCGCTATTACCAGGGCTTTCTGTTTGCCCGCCCTGCCCTTAACGCCCTGCCTGCTGTGAGCTGGCCTGCACGACGCCCGTGA
- a CDS encoding CsbD family protein, whose protein sequence is MNEDRIGGNWKQFKGKVKEKWGDLTDDDMTVVEGKRDQLVGKIQERYGYEKDRAEKEVKEWEDSNKYHW, encoded by the coding sequence ATGAACGAAGATCGCATTGGCGGCAACTGGAAGCAGTTCAAAGGTAAGGTCAAGGAAAAATGGGGTGATCTTACGGATGATGATATGACCGTTGTAGAAGGGAAGCGCGATCAGTTGGTCGGTAAAATTCAGGAACGCTACGGCTACGAGAAAGACCGTGCCGAAAAAGAAGTGAAAGAGTGGGAAGATTCCAACAAGTACCACTGGTAA
- a CDS encoding MerR family transcriptional regulator, which yields MPQHSTDTVCGLVGVLPETLRRWRRAGLITPPGPAGYSDQQLTRALCVREMTSGGHTLFDIHAALNWPSVTLPGGWACREEDMLQLLANNPDADVERELQMMNTDYCGDDYVNRYLRPLNLWLRSDLSEGAAQRQQRFHSAVIGQWERLSLAARRRSTVPLFLEAVSVTDETEIWMEAIRLNGQGFRVEVAAAACGVPAVAHRRFEHHLMWCGDGISASMKAAFHASLEAGDPVMLTGTNTELQTPVCAMSASA from the coding sequence ATGCCTCAGCACTCTACCGACACCGTATGTGGTCTCGTTGGTGTTCTTCCTGAAACCCTGCGTCGCTGGCGCCGGGCCGGGCTGATCACACCGCCTGGCCCTGCTGGCTACTCAGACCAGCAGCTCACGCGCGCGCTATGCGTTCGTGAAATGACATCAGGAGGCCATACGCTGTTTGATATCCATGCTGCCCTTAACTGGCCCAGCGTCACGCTGCCCGGCGGCTGGGCCTGCCGGGAAGAGGATATGTTGCAACTGCTGGCAAACAATCCGGACGCAGATGTTGAACGTGAACTGCAGATGATGAATACCGACTACTGTGGCGATGACTATGTTAATCGCTATCTGCGGCCGCTTAACCTCTGGCTGCGTTCTGACCTCAGCGAAGGAGCAGCCCAGCGTCAGCAGCGTTTTCATAGTGCCGTCATCGGCCAGTGGGAGCGCCTGTCGCTGGCCGCACGGCGACGCAGCACCGTACCGCTGTTTCTTGAAGCGGTCAGCGTAACGGATGAAACTGAAATCTGGATGGAGGCGATACGGCTCAACGGACAGGGCTTCCGGGTTGAAGTCGCAGCGGCCGCATGCGGTGTTCCCGCCGTGGCGCATCGCCGTTTTGAGCATCATCTGATGTGGTGTGGCGATGGTATCAGTGCATCGATGAAGGCGGCATTTCACGCCAGCCTGGAGGCGGGTGATCCCGTTATGCTGACCGGAACAAATACCGAATTGCAAACCCCTGTCTGCGCTATGTCTGCCAGCGCCTGA
- a CDS encoding Hsp20 family protein: protein MSVQQFSVFPSLTDSVFSDRFSRIDKLFSQLTGDKPVTSVPAYDLQRVEDNRYALTVSVPGWKEHELEIELRGGRLSVAGHRDDASGESSGEARQENSGWIHRGISRHDFQLSFSIPEHMKVTGASLADGLLSIDLIQEIPESEKPRRIPIAIGGPRTLEHQ, encoded by the coding sequence ATGTCTGTACAACAGTTTTCTGTTTTTCCTTCGCTGACGGATTCTGTCTTTTCAGACCGTTTTAGCCGTATCGATAAATTGTTCAGCCAGCTGACTGGCGACAAGCCGGTGACGTCAGTTCCCGCTTACGATCTGCAGCGGGTTGAGGATAACCGCTACGCGCTGACCGTCAGTGTACCCGGCTGGAAAGAGCATGAGCTGGAGATAGAACTACGTGGCGGCCGGCTTTCGGTGGCAGGTCACCGGGATGATGCATCCGGGGAGTCGTCCGGCGAGGCCCGGCAGGAGAACAGCGGCTGGATCCATCGCGGCATTTCCCGGCACGATTTTCAGCTAAGCTTTTCGATTCCGGAGCACATGAAGGTGACCGGTGCCAGTCTGGCGGACGGTTTACTCAGCATTGATTTGATCCAGGAAATACCGGAGAGCGAGAAACCGCGTCGTATCCCGATTGCGATCGGCGGACCACGAACGCTGGAACATCAGTAA
- a CDS encoding DUF3606 domain-containing protein, producing the protein MKNPIQRRSPDDLSHVEIREQWQITYWTQELRTTQERLTRAIRESGARTEQVRDWLEQNPPPRRPAQSLNGIKR; encoded by the coding sequence ATGAAAAATCCCATCCAGCGTCGCTCACCCGACGATCTGTCGCATGTGGAAATTCGTGAACAGTGGCAAATCACCTACTGGACTCAGGAGCTGAGGACAACCCAGGAAAGGCTGACACGCGCGATCCGTGAAAGCGGCGCGCGGACTGAACAGGTGCGTGACTGGCTGGAACAGAACCCGCCCCCACGTCGCCCGGCTCAATCTCTGAATGGCATCAAACGTTAA
- a CDS encoding GGDEF domain-containing phosphodiesterase, translated as MLKNLNGDNERRSRALQALRDPDESRDDVLRKFVRLASQALGIPGSFISVLDDEFQTVRASHNFDLQRSTRGDSLCRHVVDSDSAVIVPDTYHDARFVTHPLITGSPFIRFYAGVPLKTRDGIILGTLCVTDTEPHAFAVEQVTTLTLLSTLVMSFLEAWHSAGFCDPVTGLPNRQRLIRDLQYLTVAGDTTPRRLVLIDCIDMSRAYELARTMGMNPVESLLKDMATLLPLRLRPAVGEMIYTVATGRFAILTRADSRLSAAWVAGRLEGISADMDEGLSVALTPHTGEAAFVAGSMSASEVLRRAVSALNEAVGRGLPSQRFDIEAETQRSEDFLLMTDLKTALRDNIGLYMVYQPKICLQSGKPVGLEALIRWRHPSRGELSPAAFIPLAEQTDLLSVLTAWIIDQAVERLRRLRNNCIQLPLTINVSVRDFACEGFASSLESKMLKAKLPTSLLGIECLETERILESPTALRGLEMLRERGFTISLDDFGAGYSNISYLRRMPLDVIKLDRSLISELSSDTASRIIARSIIAMLKELDYTVVAEGVECPDAVTSLTEYGCDQAQGYFYSRPLNEEALDHWLHWKLRGECH; from the coding sequence ATGCTCAAGAATCTAAACGGCGACAATGAACGCCGAAGTCGTGCTTTGCAGGCACTGCGTGACCCTGACGAAAGTCGCGATGACGTTCTGCGAAAATTTGTCCGCTTAGCCAGTCAGGCCCTGGGCATCCCGGGAAGCTTTATCTCGGTGCTGGATGACGAGTTCCAGACCGTACGGGCGTCACATAACTTTGATCTGCAACGTTCAACGCGTGGGGATTCACTCTGCCGTCATGTGGTAGACAGCGACAGCGCAGTGATCGTCCCGGACACCTATCACGATGCGCGTTTCGTGACGCATCCGCTGATCACTGGCTCACCTTTTATTCGCTTTTATGCCGGTGTACCCCTGAAAACCCGCGACGGCATTATTCTGGGCACGCTCTGTGTTACCGACACCGAGCCGCATGCGTTTGCCGTTGAGCAGGTGACGACATTAACGCTGCTTTCCACGCTGGTCATGTCCTTTCTTGAAGCCTGGCATTCCGCTGGTTTTTGCGATCCGGTGACCGGATTGCCTAACCGTCAGCGCCTGATACGTGATTTGCAATATCTGACCGTGGCCGGCGACACCACGCCACGCCGTCTGGTGCTGATTGATTGCATCGACATGTCACGTGCTTATGAACTGGCCCGTACCATGGGAATGAATCCGGTTGAAAGCCTGCTGAAGGATATGGCTACCCTGCTGCCGCTACGCCTGCGCCCGGCGGTGGGTGAGATGATCTACACCGTGGCCACCGGGCGGTTTGCCATTCTGACGCGTGCTGATAGCCGGCTGAGTGCAGCCTGGGTCGCCGGTCGCCTGGAAGGTATCAGTGCAGACATGGATGAGGGGCTGTCAGTTGCACTGACACCTCATACCGGTGAGGCGGCCTTTGTTGCTGGCAGCATGTCAGCATCGGAAGTGTTGCGCCGCGCGGTCAGCGCGCTGAATGAAGCGGTCGGGCGCGGGCTGCCCTCTCAGCGTTTTGATATTGAGGCGGAAACACAGCGTTCAGAAGATTTCCTGCTGATGACCGATCTGAAAACCGCTTTGCGCGATAACATCGGGCTTTATATGGTCTATCAGCCCAAAATTTGCCTGCAGAGTGGCAAACCGGTGGGCCTGGAAGCGCTCATCCGCTGGCGACATCCCAGCAGAGGGGAGCTTTCACCTGCCGCCTTTATTCCGCTGGCTGAGCAGACCGATCTGCTCTCGGTGCTGACCGCCTGGATTATCGATCAGGCCGTTGAACGTCTCAGACGACTGCGGAATAACTGCATTCAGTTGCCACTGACCATCAACGTCAGCGTACGCGATTTTGCATGCGAGGGATTTGCATCCTCGCTGGAAAGCAAAATGCTGAAGGCTAAGCTTCCGACCTCACTGCTGGGCATCGAATGCCTGGAGACAGAGCGTATCCTGGAAAGCCCCACCGCCCTTCGCGGCCTGGAGATGCTCAGAGAACGGGGATTTACGATTTCACTTGATGATTTTGGCGCAGGCTACAGTAATATCAGCTATCTGCGCCGTATGCCGCTGGATGTTATCAAGCTGGATCGCTCTCTGATCAGTGAACTCTCTTCAGATACGGCTTCACGCATTATTGCCCGCAGCATCATCGCCATGCTCAAAGAGCTGGACTATACGGTAGTGGCAGAGGGCGTTGAGTGTCCTGACGCCGTAACATCCCTGACAGAATATGGCTGCGATCAGGCTCAGGGCTATTTCTATTCGAGGCCATTAAACGAAGAAGCGCTGGATCACTGGCTTCACTGGAAACTGCGTGGTGAGTGTCATTAA